In Pseudomonas deceptionensis, a single window of DNA contains:
- a CDS encoding imelysin family protein, with amino-acid sequence MFRPKLLFTSLAAIALAACSPQDPQAVTSAAIAKQVILPTYSRWVEADRQLAVSALAYCEGKETLETARADFLHAQKAWAELQPLLIGPLAEGNRAWQVQFWPDKKNLVGRQVEQLVIAQPQIDAAALAKSSVVVQGLSAYEYILFDSNINLADDTQKARYCPLLTAIGERQKQLAEEILASWNSTDGMLAQMSKFPNQRYADSHEAIADVLRVQVTALDTLKKKLGTPMGRQSKGIPQPFQADAWRSESSLKSLAASLAAAQTVWTGVDNKGLRGLLPAEQKPLADKIDAAYTASLKLFNDNQRSLNELLADDAGRAQLDAIYDSLNVVHRLHEGELAKALGIQLGFNANDGD; translated from the coding sequence ATGTTTCGACCCAAGCTTTTGTTCACCAGCCTCGCTGCTATCGCCCTGGCCGCCTGCTCGCCACAAGACCCGCAAGCCGTAACTTCGGCGGCGATCGCCAAGCAAGTGATTTTGCCGACCTACAGCCGCTGGGTTGAAGCCGACCGCCAATTGGCTGTCAGCGCTCTGGCCTACTGCGAAGGCAAGGAAACCCTTGAGACGGCCAGAGCCGACTTCCTGCATGCGCAAAAAGCCTGGGCCGAGCTGCAGCCTCTGCTGATCGGGCCTTTGGCCGAAGGCAATCGCGCGTGGCAGGTACAGTTCTGGCCAGACAAGAAGAACCTGGTCGGCCGTCAGGTCGAGCAACTGGTGATCGCCCAGCCGCAGATCGATGCCGCCGCACTGGCCAAGTCCAGCGTTGTGGTACAGGGCCTGTCCGCCTACGAATACATTCTGTTCGACAGCAATATCAACCTCGCTGACGATACGCAAAAGGCCCGCTACTGCCCGCTGCTTACCGCCATCGGTGAACGTCAAAAGCAACTGGCTGAAGAGATCCTGGCCAGCTGGAACAGCACTGACGGCATGCTCGCGCAAATGAGCAAGTTCCCGAACCAGCGTTACGCCGACTCCCACGAAGCCATTGCTGATGTGCTGCGCGTACAAGTGACCGCACTCGACACCCTGAAGAAAAAACTCGGCACGCCAATGGGCCGCCAGAGCAAGGGCATCCCGCAGCCGTTCCAGGCTGATGCGTGGCGTAGCGAGTCGTCGCTCAAAAGCCTGGCCGCCAGCCTGGCCGCCGCCCAGACCGTATGGACCGGTGTCGACAACAAAGGTTTGCGCGGCCTGTTGCCTGCCGAACAAAAGCCATTGGCCGACAAGATCGATGCGGCCTACACCGCTTCTCTCAAACTGTTTAACGACAATCAGCGCTCGCTCAACGAACTGCTGGCTGACGACGCCGGCCGTGCCCAGCTCGACGCCATCTACGACAGCCTGAACGTGGTTCACCGCCTGCACGAAGGTGAACTGGCCAAGGCACTGGGTATCCAGCTGGGTTTTAACGCCAACGACGGCGATTGA
- a CDS encoding di-heme oxidoredictase family protein, giving the protein MPSLPLRLSLLLMALGLGGCDDAPRFTKPEPGEARSGGATTVRKTDHNAFSMPSANLAPTRRLDFSVGNSFFRNPWVIAPATTTARDGLGPLFNTNACQNCHIKDGRGHPPAPGAKNAVSMLVRLSIPNDPVLAKLIEQVGVVPEPTYGGQLQDMSVPGVAPEGKVRVDYEPVSVRFKDGTEVELRKPALQITQLGYGPMHPETRFSARIAPPMIGLGLLEAIPEAAILANADPEDKNRDGIAGRPNQVWDDAQQKTVLGRFGWKAGQPNLNQQNVHAFSGDMGLTTSLRPFDDCTPAQTDCLQAPNGNGPDGEPEVSDNILRLVEFYTRNLAVPARRDVGSPQVLAGKNLFYQAGCASCHTPTFTTSANAAEPELANQVIHPYSDLLLHDMGPGLADNRTEFAASGRDWRTPPLWGIGLTQAVSGHTQFLHDGRARNLLEAVLWHGGEAEPAKQQVLRFNAEQRAALLAFLNSL; this is encoded by the coding sequence ATGCCTTCGTTGCCTCTTCGCCTGTCTCTGCTGCTGATGGCCCTGGGCCTTGGCGGTTGTGATGATGCGCCGCGCTTTACCAAACCCGAGCCCGGCGAAGCCCGCTCCGGCGGGGCTACTACGGTGCGCAAAACCGATCACAACGCGTTTTCCATGCCCTCGGCCAACCTTGCGCCCACCCGGCGTCTGGACTTCAGCGTCGGCAACAGCTTCTTCCGCAACCCTTGGGTGATCGCGCCCGCCACCACCACCGCCCGTGATGGCCTGGGCCCGCTGTTCAATACCAATGCCTGCCAGAACTGCCACATCAAGGACGGTCGCGGCCACCCGCCCGCCCCCGGCGCCAAAAACGCGGTCTCGATGCTGGTTCGCCTGTCGATCCCCAACGATCCTGTGCTGGCCAAGCTGATCGAACAGGTCGGGGTGGTCCCGGAACCGACCTACGGCGGCCAGCTGCAAGACATGTCGGTGCCCGGTGTTGCTCCGGAAGGCAAGGTGCGGGTCGATTACGAGCCCGTCTCCGTACGCTTCAAGGACGGCACGGAAGTCGAGCTGCGCAAACCCGCGTTGCAGATCACCCAATTGGGTTATGGCCCAATGCACCCCGAAACGCGCTTCTCGGCACGCATTGCTCCGCCGATGATTGGCCTGGGTTTGCTTGAAGCGATCCCTGAGGCGGCGATTCTGGCCAATGCCGACCCTGAGGACAAAAACCGTGATGGCATCGCCGGGCGCCCCAATCAGGTGTGGGATGACGCACAGCAAAAAACTGTCCTGGGTCGATTTGGCTGGAAAGCCGGGCAACCGAACCTCAATCAACAGAATGTTCACGCCTTTTCTGGTGATATGGGGCTCACTACATCCCTGAGACCGTTCGATGATTGCACCCCGGCCCAGACTGACTGCCTGCAAGCGCCCAACGGCAATGGCCCTGATGGCGAGCCGGAGGTCAGCGACAACATTCTGCGGCTGGTGGAGTTCTACACCCGCAATCTGGCCGTGCCCGCCCGCCGCGATGTCGGCTCGCCCCAGGTACTGGCCGGTAAAAACCTGTTCTACCAGGCCGGGTGCGCGTCGTGCCATACACCAACGTTCACCACGTCAGCCAACGCCGCCGAGCCCGAACTGGCCAATCAGGTCATTCATCCGTACAGCGATCTGTTACTGCACGACATGGGCCCTGGCCTGGCTGACAACCGTACCGAATTCGCCGCCTCTGGCCGCGACTGGCGCACGCCGCCGCTGTGGGGCATAGGTTTGACCCAGGCGGTCAGTGGCCACACCCAGTTTTTGCACGATGGCCGTGCACGCAATCTGCTGGAAGCCGTGCTCTGGCATGGCGGCGAGGCAGAACCGGCCAAGCAACAGGTTTTACGCTTTAATGCCGAGCAGCGCGCTGCGTTGCTGGCGTTCCTGAACTCTCTTTAA
- a CDS encoding imelysin family protein, with amino-acid sequence MIRMPLATASLLAIAISLAGCGDKDKEKTAATPAPAAATSSATPAADISAAKVDEAAAKAVVAHYADIVHAVYSDAESTAKNLQTAIDAFLAKPNDDTLKAARAAWIEARVPYLQSEVFRFGNTIIDDWEGQVNAWPLDEGLIDYVDASYAGALGNPGASANIIANTQIQVGEDKIDVTEITPETLASLNELGGSEANVATGYHAIEFLLWGQDLNGTGPGAGNRPASDYLEGEGATGGHNDRRRAYLKAVTQLLVSDLNEMVGNWAPNVADNYRATLEAEPVKNGLRKMLFGMGSLSLGELAGERMKVSLEANSPEDEHDCFSDNTHNSHFYDAKGIRNVYLGEYLRTDGTKLTGPSLSSLVVVVDPAADATLKSDLADTEAKIQVMVDLANKGEHYDQLIAAGNEAGNQVVRDAIAALVKQTGAIEQAAGKLGITDLNPDNADHEF; translated from the coding sequence ATGATTCGTATGCCTCTGGCTACCGCCAGTCTGCTGGCCATTGCTATCTCACTCGCCGGTTGTGGCGACAAGGACAAGGAAAAAACCGCCGCGACACCTGCGCCGGCAGCAGCCACCAGCAGCGCGACGCCAGCCGCTGACATCAGCGCTGCAAAAGTCGATGAAGCCGCCGCCAAGGCCGTTGTCGCGCATTACGCAGACATCGTTCACGCTGTGTACAGCGATGCTGAATCCACCGCGAAAAACCTGCAAACCGCTATCGATGCGTTCCTGGCCAAGCCGAACGACGACACCCTCAAGGCCGCCCGTGCAGCCTGGATCGAAGCCCGCGTACCTTATCTGCAGAGCGAAGTGTTCCGCTTCGGCAACACCATCATTGACGACTGGGAAGGCCAAGTGAACGCCTGGCCCCTGGACGAAGGCCTGATCGACTACGTTGACGCCAGCTACGCCGGCGCACTGGGTAACCCGGGCGCCAGCGCCAACATCATTGCCAACACCCAGATCCAGGTCGGCGAAGACAAGATCGACGTCACCGAAATCACCCCGGAAACCCTGGCCAGCCTGAACGAGCTGGGCGGTTCCGAAGCCAACGTGGCTACCGGCTACCACGCTATCGAATTCCTGCTGTGGGGCCAGGACCTCAACGGTACAGGCCCGGGTGCAGGCAACCGTCCAGCGTCCGACTACCTAGAAGGCGAAGGCGCTACTGGCGGCCACAACGACCGTCGTCGTGCCTACCTCAAGGCCGTGACCCAACTGCTGGTCAGCGACCTCAACGAAATGGTCGGCAACTGGGCACCCAACGTTGCAGACAACTACCGCGCCACCCTTGAAGCCGAGCCGGTGAAAAATGGCCTGCGCAAAATGCTGTTCGGCATGGGCAGCCTGTCGCTGGGCGAACTGGCTGGCGAGCGCATGAAAGTCTCGCTGGAAGCCAACTCGCCTGAAGACGAGCATGACTGCTTCAGCGACAACACCCATAACTCGCACTTCTACGACGCCAAGGGCATCCGTAACGTGTACCTGGGTGAGTACCTGCGCACTGACGGCACCAAGCTGACCGGCCCAAGCCTGTCGTCGCTGGTAGTGGTCGTTGACCCGGCTGCAGACGCTACGCTGAAATCCGATCTGGCCGACACCGAAGCCAAGATCCAGGTCATGGTAGACCTCGCCAACAAGGGCGAGCACTACGACCAGTTGATCGCTGCGGGCAACGAAGCGGGCAACCAGGTAGTACGTGACGCCATCGCCGCCCTGGTCAAACAGACCGGTGCCATCGAGCAAGCCGCTGGCAAGCTGGGCATCACCGACCTGAACCCGGACAACGCCGATCACGAGTTTTGA
- a CDS encoding putative bifunctional diguanylate cyclase/phosphodiesterase encodes MKLQFKNSLSLKLLRIVLLSALVVGCALSCAQIVFDAYKVRQAVTVDAERILDMFRDPSTQALYSLDHDMAMQVVEGLFQDDAVRQASIGHPNETPLGEKSRPLQQSSSRWVTDLILGQEYTYSIPLVGRGPYGEYYGDLSITLDTATYGEGLLANSVILLISGLLRALLMGMGLYLVYHYWLTKPLSKTIGHLTSINPDRPSEHVIPLLKGHEHNELGVWVNTSNQLLASIERNNRLRHEAENSLLRMAQYDFLTGLPNRQQLQGQLGKILTDAGRLQRRVAVLCVGLDDFKGINEQFGYQTGDQLLQALTDRLRAHSGSLGALARLGGDQFALVQAHIEQPYEAAELAQSILDDLETPFSLDQQNIRLRATIGITLFPEDGDTTEQLLQKAEQTMTLAKSYSRSRYQFYIASVDREMRRMRELEKDLREALLCNQLSLVYQPQIRYSDHRVVGVEALLRWHHPEHGLVPPDLFIPLAEKNGSIIAIGEWVLDQACRQLREWLDLGYGELRMAVNLSTVQLHHVELPRVVNNLMQRHRLPARSLELEVTETSLMKDISTAAQHLLSLRRSGALIAIDDFGTGYSSLSYLKSLPLDKIKIDKSFVQDLIDDGDDATIVRAIIQLGKSLGMQVIAEGVETPEQEAYVIGEGCHEGQGYLYSKPLGAREMVAYLKQSRRGKTVIM; translated from the coding sequence TTGAAGCTGCAATTCAAGAACAGCTTGTCACTGAAGTTGCTCCGGATCGTGCTGCTGTCAGCACTGGTCGTAGGGTGCGCACTGAGCTGCGCGCAAATTGTGTTCGATGCCTACAAAGTCCGACAGGCCGTGACAGTTGACGCTGAACGTATTCTGGACATGTTTCGCGACCCTTCGACCCAGGCGCTGTACAGCCTGGACCACGACATGGCCATGCAGGTCGTCGAAGGCCTGTTCCAGGATGATGCCGTGCGCCAGGCCTCCATCGGCCACCCCAATGAAACGCCCCTCGGCGAAAAATCACGGCCACTGCAACAGTCTTCGAGCCGCTGGGTAACCGACCTGATTCTGGGCCAGGAGTACACCTACAGTATTCCGCTGGTGGGCCGGGGACCGTATGGCGAGTACTACGGCGACCTGAGCATTACCCTCGACACCGCCACTTACGGAGAAGGCCTGTTGGCCAACTCGGTGATCCTGCTGATCTCCGGCCTGTTGCGCGCCCTGCTGATGGGGATGGGGCTGTACCTGGTGTATCACTACTGGCTGACCAAACCGCTGTCGAAGACTATCGGGCACCTGACCAGCATCAACCCGGACCGCCCCAGTGAGCATGTGATCCCTCTGCTCAAGGGCCACGAACACAACGAGCTGGGGGTTTGGGTCAACACTTCCAACCAGTTGCTGGCCTCGATTGAACGCAATAACCGTTTGCGTCATGAAGCCGAAAACTCCTTGCTGCGCATGGCGCAATACGACTTCCTGACCGGTCTGCCCAACCGTCAGCAATTGCAGGGGCAACTGGGCAAGATCCTGACCGATGCCGGTCGCTTGCAACGCCGGGTCGCCGTGCTGTGTGTGGGCCTGGACGATTTCAAAGGGATCAACGAGCAGTTTGGCTATCAAACCGGCGACCAGTTGCTACAGGCCCTGACCGATCGTTTGCGCGCCCACAGCGGAAGCCTGGGTGCCCTGGCACGTCTGGGCGGGGACCAGTTCGCCCTGGTCCAGGCACATATCGAGCAACCCTACGAAGCGGCCGAACTGGCCCAAAGCATTCTGGATGATCTCGAAACGCCGTTCAGCCTTGACCAGCAAAACATCCGCCTGCGTGCCACCATCGGCATCACACTGTTCCCCGAAGATGGCGACACCACCGAACAGTTGCTGCAAAAAGCCGAACAAACCATGACCCTGGCCAAAAGCTACTCGCGCAGCCGATACCAGTTTTATATCGCCAGCGTGGACCGCGAGATGCGGCGTATGCGCGAGCTGGAAAAAGACCTGCGCGAGGCCCTGTTGTGCAATCAGCTCTCTCTCGTCTACCAGCCACAGATCCGCTACAGCGACCACCGCGTGGTCGGCGTCGAAGCACTCTTGCGCTGGCATCACCCCGAGCACGGCCTGGTCCCGCCCGATCTGTTTATCCCTCTGGCCGAAAAAAACGGCAGCATCATTGCCATCGGCGAATGGGTACTGGATCAGGCCTGCCGCCAGCTGCGCGAATGGCTCGACCTGGGCTACGGTGAGCTGCGCATGGCCGTCAACCTGTCCACGGTGCAGTTGCACCACGTCGAACTGCCGCGGGTGGTCAACAACCTGATGCAGCGCCACCGCCTGCCTGCGCGCAGCCTGGAGCTGGAAGTCACCGAAACCAGCCTGATGAAAGACATCAGCACCGCCGCCCAGCACCTGTTGAGCCTGCGCCGATCCGGGGCATTGATTGCGATTGATGATTTTGGCACCGGCTACTCGTCGTTGAGCTACCTCAAAAGCCTGCCGCTGGACAAAATCAAGATCGATAAAAGTTTTGTGCAGGACCTGATTGATGATGGCGACGATGCCACCATCGTGCGGGCCATCATCCAGCTCGGCAAAAGCCTGGGCATGCAGGTCATCGCCGAAGGCGTCGAAACCCCCGAACAAGAAGCCTATGTGATCGGCGAAGGCTGCCATGAAGGCCAGGGCTATCTGTACAGCAAACCCCTAGGCGCGCGGGAGATGGTCGCTTATCTAAAGCAGTCACGACGTGGCAAGACAGTGATTATGTAA
- a CDS encoding superoxide dismutase: protein MAFELPPLPYAHDALQPHISKETLEFHHDKHHNTYVVNLNNLVPGTEFEGKTLEEIVKTSSGGIFNNAAQVWNHTFYWNCLAPNAGGEPTGALADAINASFGSFDKFKEEFSKTSIGTFGSGWGWLVKKADGSLALASTIGAGNPLTSGDTPLLTCDVWEHAYYIDYRNVRPKYVEAFWNLVNWKFVAEQFEGKTFTA from the coding sequence ATGGCTTTCGAATTGCCGCCGCTGCCGTACGCACACGATGCCCTGCAGCCGCACATCTCCAAAGAAACCCTGGAGTTTCACCACGACAAGCACCACAACACCTACGTCGTGAACCTGAACAACCTGGTGCCAGGCACCGAGTTCGAAGGCAAAACCCTGGAAGAGATCGTTAAAACCTCTTCGGGCGGTATCTTCAACAACGCCGCTCAGGTCTGGAACCACACCTTTTACTGGAACTGCCTGGCGCCAAACGCCGGCGGCGAACCAACTGGCGCGCTGGCTGATGCCATCAACGCTTCGTTCGGCTCGTTCGACAAGTTCAAAGAAGAATTCAGCAAGACTTCCATTGGCACCTTCGGCTCCGGCTGGGGCTGGCTGGTGAAGAAAGCTGACGGTTCCCTGGCCCTGGCCAGCACCATCGGCGCCGGCAACCCGCTGACCAGCGGCGACACCCCGCTGCTGACCTGCGACGTTTGGGAACACGCTTACTACATCGACTACCGCAACGTGCGTCCGAAGTATGTTGAGGCGTTCTGGAACCTCGTAAACTGGAAGTTCGTTGCTGAGCAGTTCGAAGGCAAAACCTTCACCGCTTAA
- a CDS encoding LysE/ArgO family amino acid transporter, whose protein sequence is MWQSYLNGLLVAFGLIMAIGTQNAFVLAQSLRREHHLPVAAFCVVCDALLVAAGVFGLATILAQNPLLLSVARWGGAVFLLWYGTQALRRAFSRSSLEQSAGQTARSLKAVMLSALAVTLLNPHVYLDTVLLIGSLGAQQSVPGAYVVGAASASLLWFFTLALGAAWLAPWLARPNTWRVLDLLVAVMMYAVAVQLIVSG, encoded by the coding sequence ATGTGGCAAAGCTACCTTAATGGCCTGTTGGTCGCGTTCGGCCTGATTATGGCCATCGGCACTCAAAATGCCTTCGTGCTGGCGCAAAGCCTGCGCCGCGAACACCATCTGCCCGTGGCGGCATTTTGTGTGGTGTGTGACGCCTTGCTGGTGGCGGCCGGGGTATTTGGCCTGGCGACAATCCTGGCGCAAAACCCGTTGCTGCTCAGTGTTGCGCGCTGGGGCGGCGCAGTATTTTTGCTGTGGTACGGCACCCAGGCACTGCGCCGTGCGTTTTCCAGATCCAGCCTTGAACAATCGGCTGGCCAGACTGCACGCTCACTCAAGGCGGTGATGCTCAGCGCACTGGCCGTCACCCTGCTCAACCCCCACGTTTACCTCGACACCGTCTTGCTGATCGGCTCACTCGGCGCACAACAGAGCGTACCCGGTGCCTATGTGGTGGGTGCGGCCAGCGCCTCGCTGCTGTGGTTTTTTACCCTGGCACTGGGCGCCGCATGGCTGGCACCGTGGCTGGCCCGCCCGAACACCTGGCGTGTACTGGACTTGCTGGTGGCGGTGATGATGTACGCCGTGGCGGTGCAGTTGATTGTTTCGGGCTGA
- a CDS encoding LysR family transcriptional regulator ArgP, translating to MFDYKLLSALAAVVEQAGFERAAQVLGLSQSAISQRIKLLEARIGQPVLVRASPPTPTEIGRRLLNHVQQVRLLERDLQSAVPALDEEGLPERLRIALNADSLATWWAPAVGDFCAEQHLLLDLVVEDQTVGLKRMRAGEVAACLCASERPVAGARSVLLGAMRYRALASPAFIARHFPDGVSAALLPKTPALVFGPDDFLQHRYLAALGVDGGFEHHLCPSSEGFIRLTEAGLGWGLVPELQVREQLANGILVELLPDKPIDVPLYWHHWRNGGQLLGQLTEHLSRSAARWLVPLA from the coding sequence ATGTTCGACTATAAATTGCTTTCGGCCCTGGCCGCCGTGGTGGAACAAGCCGGTTTTGAACGGGCGGCGCAAGTGCTTGGCTTGTCACAATCGGCCATCTCCCAGCGCATCAAATTGCTCGAAGCCCGCATCGGCCAGCCGGTGCTGGTGCGGGCATCGCCCCCGACCCCGACCGAGATTGGCCGCCGCTTGCTCAACCATGTGCAGCAAGTGCGCCTGCTCGAGCGTGACCTGCAAAGTGCTGTGCCTGCGCTGGACGAAGAAGGCTTGCCCGAGCGCCTGCGGATCGCCTTGAATGCAGACAGCCTGGCCACGTGGTGGGCCCCGGCGGTGGGGGACTTCTGCGCCGAGCAGCATCTGTTGCTGGACCTGGTGGTCGAGGATCAGACCGTTGGCCTCAAACGCATGCGCGCCGGTGAAGTTGCCGCCTGCCTGTGTGCCAGTGAGCGACCGGTAGCCGGGGCCCGCAGCGTGCTGCTGGGCGCCATGCGCTATCGGGCACTGGCGAGCCCGGCGTTTATTGCCCGGCATTTTCCTGACGGGGTGAGCGCCGCACTGCTGCCCAAGACGCCGGCGCTGGTGTTCGGGCCGGATGATTTTCTGCAGCATCGCTATTTGGCTGCACTGGGCGTGGATGGCGGGTTCGAGCACCATTTGTGCCCGTCTTCCGAAGGGTTTATCCGCCTGACCGAGGCAGGCCTGGGATGGGGGCTGGTGCCTGAGTTGCAGGTGCGCGAGCAGCTGGCAAACGGAATATTGGTGGAGCTTTTGCCAGATAAACCCATCGACGTGCCACTGTACTGGCATCATTGGCGCAATGGCGGACAACTGCTGGGTCAACTGACCGAACATTTATCCCGTTCGGCAGCCCGCTGGTTAGTGCCTTTGGCCTGA